A region from the Variovorax sp. RKNM96 genome encodes:
- the tssE gene encoding type VI secretion system baseplate subunit TssE — protein MAELTAQERLQPSLLDRLVDNAPTEKRESDEKRTLTKQALRSAVLRDLSWLFNATGFGLAMDDKQYPNAARSVINYGLPMLSGQFTSSVQRVSMEQALKNAILQFEPRILSRTLEVELVMEGSALESHNSIGLQIRGMLWAQPVPLEFLMRSRVDLEEGRIEIVDMAQNPR, from the coding sequence GTGGCCGAACTCACCGCCCAGGAGCGCCTGCAGCCTTCGCTGCTCGACCGCCTGGTCGACAACGCGCCGACGGAAAAACGCGAGAGCGACGAGAAGCGCACGCTCACCAAGCAGGCGCTGCGCTCGGCCGTGCTGCGCGACCTGAGCTGGCTCTTCAATGCCACGGGCTTCGGCCTGGCCATGGACGACAAGCAGTACCCCAACGCGGCACGCTCGGTCATCAACTACGGATTGCCTATGCTGTCTGGCCAGTTCACCTCGTCGGTGCAGCGTGTCAGCATGGAACAGGCTTTGAAGAACGCAATCCTGCAGTTCGAGCCGCGCATTTTGTCCCGCACTCTCGAAGTGGAACTCGTCATGGAAGGCTCGGCACTGGAGTCGCACAACAGCATCGGCCTGCAGATCCGCGGCATGCTGTGGGCGCAACCCGTGCCGCTCGAGTTCCTGATGCGAAGCCGTGTAGACCTGGAAGAAGGACGCATCGAGATCGTGGACATGGCGCAAAACCCAAGGTAA
- the tssF gene encoding type VI secretion system baseplate subunit TssF — MDPRLLNLYEQELRYFRESSSEFARAFPKIAHRLGIEGQEVADPYVERLIEATAFLSARVNLKLDAEYPRFTGHLLDIVYPNFLAPTPAMAVVSFAPDLDDANLATGPKLPRGAGLRARQAVGQNTHCEFRTSGALRIWPMEVQRAQYFTYAPDLPLATHPQSRAIRGGLRIALRATAGLKFNQIALDDLVLHLGGAEDVAWQLQECALGQPIGVMVRPLSPTGALQGAAQSLPASAIQAVGFEDDEALLPVTATGFSGFRLLQEYFAFPQRFQFLRIAGLQALLATMPVTEIELVLLFSRGDAALEKLVTAENVQLHCVPVVNLFNKRLDRVPLTEGVSQFHLVPDRTRPQDFEVHTVTEVVGHGAPGADAAAAEQVFRPFYSAFHGTRHNHPAYFTTTREPRMLSVRQRTEGHRSSHIGSEVYMQIVDPQQAPYAATLRQLAVTALCTNRDLPLLMPLGRDNDFDCVDSFPVQRVRMVRGPSRPVSPVVSQGLGWRVVDHLALNYLSISDSTPEQGAAALRETLMLYATHADEMRQGQVRGLLSVKSKPVARRLPLKGPIAFGRGLEVTLEVDKDAFHGHSVFLFGAVMSRFLARHVEVNHFVETVLRVAGKGETMRWRPLCGTRQIL, encoded by the coding sequence ATGGACCCTCGGCTGCTGAACCTGTATGAACAGGAACTGCGCTACTTCCGCGAGAGCTCTTCGGAGTTCGCGCGCGCCTTTCCGAAGATTGCGCACCGGCTGGGCATCGAGGGCCAGGAGGTCGCCGACCCTTATGTCGAGCGGCTGATCGAGGCCACGGCGTTCCTCTCGGCGCGCGTCAATCTCAAGCTCGATGCCGAGTACCCGCGCTTCACGGGGCACCTGCTGGACATCGTCTATCCGAATTTCCTTGCGCCGACGCCCGCGATGGCGGTCGTCTCCTTCGCGCCCGATCTCGACGATGCCAACCTGGCCACCGGCCCGAAGCTGCCGCGCGGCGCCGGCCTGCGCGCACGCCAGGCCGTGGGGCAGAACACGCATTGCGAATTCCGCACATCGGGCGCGCTGCGCATCTGGCCGATGGAGGTGCAGCGCGCGCAGTACTTCACCTATGCGCCCGACCTGCCGCTGGCCACGCACCCGCAGTCGCGCGCCATCCGCGGCGGCCTGCGCATCGCGCTGCGCGCGACGGCCGGGCTCAAGTTCAACCAGATCGCGCTCGACGACCTGGTGCTGCACCTCGGCGGCGCCGAGGACGTGGCGTGGCAACTGCAGGAATGCGCGCTCGGCCAGCCCATCGGCGTCATGGTGCGGCCGTTGTCGCCCACCGGCGCGTTGCAGGGCGCGGCGCAGAGCCTGCCGGCAAGTGCGATCCAGGCTGTGGGTTTCGAGGACGACGAAGCACTGCTGCCGGTCACGGCCACGGGCTTCTCGGGCTTCCGGCTGCTGCAGGAGTACTTCGCGTTTCCGCAGCGCTTCCAGTTCCTGCGCATCGCCGGGCTGCAGGCGCTGCTGGCGACGATGCCGGTCACCGAGATCGAACTCGTGCTGCTGTTCTCGCGCGGCGATGCGGCGCTCGAAAAGCTGGTGACCGCCGAGAACGTGCAGCTGCATTGCGTGCCGGTGGTCAACCTCTTCAACAAGCGGCTGGACCGCGTGCCGCTCACCGAAGGCGTGAGCCAGTTCCACCTGGTGCCCGACCGCACGCGGCCGCAGGACTTCGAGGTGCACACGGTCACCGAGGTCGTCGGCCACGGCGCGCCCGGCGCCGATGCCGCGGCGGCGGAGCAGGTGTTCCGGCCTTTCTACTCGGCCTTCCACGGCACGCGGCACAACCACCCCGCCTACTTCACGACCACGCGCGAGCCGCGCATGCTGTCGGTGAGGCAGCGCACCGAGGGGCATCGCAGCAGCCACATCGGCTCCGAGGTCTACATGCAGATCGTCGATCCGCAGCAGGCGCCGTATGCCGCCACGCTGCGGCAGCTGGCGGTGACCGCGCTGTGCACGAACCGCGACCTGCCGCTCCTGATGCCGCTGGGCCGCGACAACGACTTCGATTGCGTCGACTCCTTCCCCGTGCAGCGCGTGCGCATGGTGCGCGGGCCCTCGCGACCGGTGTCGCCGGTGGTGAGCCAGGGGCTGGGCTGGCGGGTGGTCGATCACCTCGCGCTCAACTACCTCTCGATTTCGGACAGCACGCCGGAGCAGGGCGCGGCCGCGCTGCGCGAGACGCTGATGCTCTATGCCACGCATGCCGATGAGATGCGCCAGGGTCAGGTGCGCGGGCTCCTCTCGGTCAAGAGCAAGCCCGTGGCGCGCCGCCTGCCGCTGAAGGGCCCGATCGCTTTCGGGCGCGGGCTCGAGGTGACGCTGGAGGTCGACAAGGATGCGTTCCACGGCCACAGCGTGTTCCTGTTCGGTGCCGTGATGTCGCGCTTTCTCGCGCGCCATGTGGAGGTCAATCACTTTGTCGAGACCGTGCTGCGCGTGGCGGGCAAGGGCGAGACCATGCGATGGAGGCCGCTGTGCGGGACCCGGCAGATTCTGTAG
- a CDS encoding type VI secretion system tube protein Hcp yields the protein MSWTFDGQLDPDEALRLLDYLSGESGNDFSMMIESKGSPIEGESVRMYEDGKQRMDIGGYSYKADVVIPPGSSKGKMRNHPFIVVRDSDAATASIASLLKGQDSDLKVTVSVFKAGGDSSKDLQPHLEFVLEGARVHCHAIVTGGKPKRPCDIVFFSYTKLEIRSAPQQKTGARGAVRTCTFTGN from the coding sequence ATGAGCTGGACCTTCGATGGACAACTGGACCCCGATGAGGCCCTGCGCCTGCTCGACTACCTGTCGGGCGAATCGGGCAACGACTTCTCGATGATGATCGAGAGCAAGGGCTCGCCGATCGAAGGCGAGTCGGTGCGCATGTACGAAGACGGCAAGCAGCGCATGGACATCGGCGGCTACTCGTACAAGGCCGACGTGGTCATTCCGCCGGGCTCCAGCAAGGGCAAGATGCGCAACCACCCCTTCATCGTGGTCCGCGACAGCGATGCCGCCACGGCCTCCATCGCGAGCCTGCTCAAGGGCCAGGACAGTGACCTGAAGGTGACGGTGTCGGTCTTCAAGGCCGGCGGCGACAGCTCCAAGGATCTGCAGCCGCACCTGGAGTTCGTGCTCGAGGGCGCGCGCGTGCACTGCCACGCCATCGTGACCGGCGGCAAGCCCAAGCGACCCTGCGACATCGTCTTCTTCAGCTACACGAAGCTGGAGATCCGTTCGGCACCGCAGCAGAAGACCGGCGCACGCGGCGCGGTCCGCACCTGCACCTTCACGGGCAACTGA
- a CDS encoding type VI secretion system accessory protein TagJ yields MTTSAELLKSADPVAALKALSDEVRAKPSDSKHRVFMAQLLCVLGQWERALNQLTVAAELDALAVPMKQVYGDAVRCEGLRAEVFAGTRTPMIFGQPDEWLALLIESLLRQGRGESELAEDLRQRAFDGAPAIAGTIDGAPFEWLADADMRLGPVLEAFVNGKYYWIPYARLAHIKIEPPEDLRDCVWMPAHLQFENGGETLALIPTRYEGTEKSEDGELRLARKTEWRELRPEVWAGTGQRVLGSDAGEYALMDVREILFTPAASADAPQEGEGTESGGG; encoded by the coding sequence ATGACCACCTCCGCCGAACTCCTGAAGTCCGCCGACCCGGTGGCCGCGCTCAAGGCCCTGAGCGACGAGGTGCGCGCCAAGCCTTCCGACAGCAAGCACCGCGTCTTCATGGCGCAGCTGCTCTGCGTGCTGGGGCAGTGGGAGCGTGCGCTCAACCAGTTGACCGTCGCGGCCGAGCTCGACGCGCTCGCCGTGCCCATGAAGCAGGTGTATGGCGACGCCGTGCGCTGCGAGGGCCTGCGCGCCGAGGTGTTCGCCGGCACGCGCACGCCCATGATCTTCGGCCAGCCCGACGAATGGCTGGCGCTTCTCATCGAGTCGCTGCTGCGGCAGGGGCGCGGTGAGTCCGAGCTGGCCGAAGATCTTCGCCAGCGCGCGTTCGACGGCGCACCGGCCATCGCCGGCACCATCGACGGCGCACCGTTCGAGTGGCTGGCCGATGCCGACATGCGCCTGGGCCCGGTGCTCGAGGCCTTCGTCAACGGCAAGTACTACTGGATTCCGTATGCGCGGCTCGCGCACATCAAGATCGAGCCGCCCGAGGACCTGCGCGACTGCGTCTGGATGCCCGCGCACCTGCAGTTCGAGAACGGCGGCGAAACCCTCGCGCTCATTCCCACCCGCTACGAAGGCACCGAGAAGAGCGAAGACGGCGAGCTGCGGCTCGCGCGCAAGACCGAGTGGCGCGAACTGCGCCCCGAGGTCTGGGCCGGCACCGGCCAGCGCGTGCTCGGCAGCGATGCCGGCGAGTACGCGTTGATGGACGTGCGCGAGATCCTCTTCACGCCGGCGGCTTCCGCCGATGCGCCGCAGGAAGGCGAAGGCACCGAAAGCGGAGGCGGCTGA
- the tssG gene encoding type VI secretion system baseplate subunit TssG — MEAAVRDPADSVGTRVDNALRGWSAEPWSFDYFAVMRRLESVAGTTPRWGRALLPSAEPVRVGQEPSLSFAPASFSRFEPATAYSPPRLRQHFFSYVGPNGPLPVHLSDFIRERSLNHGDPTWLAFLDSFLHRFSLHFYRAWAQARPAVALDRPGEDRFRLQVGALIGTGTPGRIGRDEVHDDARLHFSGWLARRVHNAESVESVLCSYFGVPVTLERWVGHWMRVPTDEVTRLGRGESSRSMGMGAMLGTRAWDRQHRVRLHMGPLTLDQYRMFLPIGTARPVLQRWMQQLLGDELEWDAELMLEKAEVPVTRLGQKAGNAPRLGWVSWLGERTRAKDAADVCIGNSSMTVRTAPSAVGAAA, encoded by the coding sequence ATGGAGGCCGCTGTGCGGGACCCGGCAGATTCTGTAGGCACGCGCGTCGACAACGCGCTGCGCGGGTGGTCGGCGGAGCCGTGGTCGTTCGACTATTTCGCCGTCATGCGTCGGCTGGAGTCGGTTGCCGGGACCACGCCGCGTTGGGGCCGTGCCTTGCTGCCGAGCGCCGAGCCGGTGCGCGTGGGGCAGGAGCCATCGCTCTCGTTCGCGCCCGCGAGCTTCAGCCGCTTCGAGCCGGCAACGGCGTATTCGCCGCCGCGCCTGCGCCAGCATTTTTTCAGCTACGTGGGCCCCAACGGCCCGCTGCCGGTTCACCTGAGCGACTTCATTCGCGAGCGCAGCCTGAACCATGGCGATCCGACCTGGCTGGCGTTTCTCGACAGCTTCCTGCATCGCTTCTCGTTGCACTTCTACCGCGCGTGGGCGCAGGCACGGCCCGCGGTGGCGCTCGACCGTCCGGGCGAAGACCGCTTCAGGCTGCAGGTCGGTGCGCTCATCGGCACCGGCACGCCGGGCCGCATCGGGCGCGACGAGGTGCACGACGATGCGCGCCTGCATTTCTCGGGCTGGCTCGCGCGCCGCGTGCACAACGCCGAGAGCGTGGAGTCGGTGCTGTGCAGCTACTTCGGCGTGCCGGTGACGCTGGAGCGCTGGGTCGGCCACTGGATGCGCGTGCCCACGGACGAGGTCACGCGGCTCGGGCGCGGCGAGAGCTCGCGCTCGATGGGCATGGGCGCGATGCTCGGCACTCGCGCATGGGACCGGCAGCACCGCGTGCGCCTGCACATGGGGCCGCTCACGCTCGATCAATACCGCATGTTCCTGCCCATCGGCACCGCGCGGCCGGTGCTGCAGCGCTGGATGCAGCAACTGCTGGGCGACGAACTCGAATGGGATGCCGAGCTGATGCTCGAAAAAGCCGAGGTGCCCGTCACGCGGCTCGGACAGAAAGCGGGCAATGCGCCGCGCCTGGGCTGGGTCTCGTGGCTCGGCGAGCGCACGCGCGCGAAGGACGCGGCGGACGTGTGCATCGGCAACAGCTCGATGACCGTGCGGACCGCCCCGTCTGCTGTCGGAGCCGCCGCATGA